The following proteins come from a genomic window of Yinghuangia sp. ASG 101:
- a CDS encoding NAD(+)/NADH kinase: MAVRRVGLVVHGGRTEAVAAARVVRAWCRDNAVACGDIDVWDDGRRGSARDEIEAAGDPDLIVTLGGDGTFLRGARLAAVNDALVLGADLGRVGFLTEVPAEDVRTALDAVRAGRVETESRMLLTLRASRRLEMPPDVAELLRYGRGPMPPPPQVRTDCEADDEWGVALHIAALNDVVLEKLSRDRQVSVGVYMSRRLLASYSADALLVATPTGSTAYSFAAGGPVVSPRAEAIVFTPVAPHMAFDRSVVVAPDEPIGLRVLERSGQAAVSVDGQLRGVLDPGDWIAVYAAPRRLRAVRLGPNDFYGRLRRRMNLTDAPAAVADGTAAPLWSVTTPPPADLAHLTLSPASPGADDT; this comes from the coding sequence AGTCGGCTTGGTGGTGCACGGCGGGCGTACGGAGGCCGTGGCGGCGGCGCGGGTGGTGCGCGCCTGGTGCCGGGACAACGCCGTCGCCTGTGGGGACATCGATGTGTGGGACGACGGCCGGCGCGGCAGTGCCCGCGACGAGATCGAGGCGGCCGGCGACCCGGATCTGATCGTCACCTTGGGCGGCGACGGAACCTTTCTGCGCGGTGCCCGGCTGGCCGCCGTGAACGACGCCCTGGTCCTGGGCGCGGATCTGGGTCGGGTCGGTTTCCTGACCGAGGTGCCCGCCGAGGACGTGCGGACCGCCTTGGACGCCGTGCGGGCGGGGCGCGTGGAGACCGAGAGCCGCATGCTGCTGACGCTCCGGGCGTCGCGTCGGTTGGAGATGCCTCCCGACGTCGCGGAACTGCTCCGGTACGGCCGCGGCCCCATGCCGCCCCCTCCACAGGTCCGCACCGACTGCGAGGCCGACGACGAGTGGGGCGTGGCCCTGCACATCGCGGCCCTCAACGACGTGGTCCTGGAGAAGCTGTCCCGCGACCGGCAGGTGTCGGTCGGCGTCTACATGTCCCGGCGGCTGCTGGCGTCGTACTCGGCCGACGCGCTGCTGGTCGCCACGCCGACGGGATCGACGGCCTACAGCTTCGCGGCGGGCGGGCCGGTGGTGTCGCCGCGGGCCGAGGCGATCGTCTTCACGCCGGTCGCGCCGCACATGGCGTTCGACCGCTCGGTGGTGGTGGCGCCGGACGAACCGATCGGCCTGCGTGTCCTGGAGCGCTCGGGCCAGGCCGCGGTCAGCGTCGACGGCCAATTGCGCGGCGTTCTCGACCCGGGGGACTGGATCGCGGTGTACGCGGCGCCGCGGCGGCTGCGCGCGGTGCGCCTGGGGCCGAACGACTTCTACGGCCGCCTGCGTCGGCGGATGAACCTCACCGACGCCCCCGCGGCGGTCGCGGACGGCACCGCGGCACCGCTGTGGTCCGTGACCACCCCGCCGCCCGCGGATCTCGCCCACCTGACTCTCTCGCCCGCGTCTCCCGGGGCGGACGACACCTGA
- a CDS encoding winged helix-turn-helix transcriptional regulator, which produces MESTRSEATAREDGLEEVVFDVFARGCPSRPTMEHVTGRWGGLVLVALADGDMRFNALRRRVDGISEKMLAQALHALERDGLVVREVRRTIPPNVEYRLTEFGSGVVERLSGLIEFIEANMAGVITAQERYDAAKAAAGA; this is translated from the coding sequence ATGGAGAGCACGCGGAGCGAGGCGACGGCACGCGAGGACGGCTTGGAGGAAGTCGTCTTCGACGTGTTCGCCCGGGGCTGCCCCTCGCGCCCCACGATGGAACACGTCACCGGTCGCTGGGGCGGCCTGGTCCTGGTGGCGCTCGCCGACGGCGACATGCGCTTCAACGCCCTGCGGCGGCGCGTCGACGGCATCAGCGAGAAGATGCTCGCCCAGGCGCTGCACGCGCTGGAGCGCGACGGCCTGGTGGTGCGCGAGGTGCGCCGGACGATCCCGCCGAACGTGGAGTACCGGCTGACCGAGTTCGGCAGCGGCGTCGTCGAACGCCTCAGCGGGCTCATCGAGTTCATCGAGGCGAACATGGCCGGCGTCATCACGGCCCAGGAACGCTACGACGCCGCCAAGGCCGCCGCGGGGGCATGA
- a CDS encoding SDR family oxidoreductase, which translates to MIVVTGATGRLGRRTVETLLARGVRADGIAVAVRTPERAADLARQGVQVREGDYDRPDTLPAAFADADKLLLVSANAHDDTLRIAQHRNAIAAAHAAGVGHLAYTSIVDADTNPLALATVHKATEEAVRASGLPFTLLRNGWYFENYTAGIPAAVERGGIVGTAADGRVAAASIADYAEAAAVVLTGTGHEGKAYELTGDASWTLADLAAEIARQSGTDVTYTDVPAGQLAEILAGAGLPQGLVPLLVDAEVHTRGGALGRVTDDLRTLIGRPSATLAEAVAAALKN; encoded by the coding sequence GTGATCGTTGTCACCGGGGCCACCGGACGCCTGGGCCGTCGGACCGTCGAAACCCTGCTCGCACGCGGGGTGCGCGCCGACGGCATCGCCGTCGCGGTGCGCACCCCCGAACGCGCCGCCGACCTGGCACGGCAGGGCGTCCAGGTGCGCGAGGGCGACTACGACCGGCCCGACACCCTCCCCGCCGCGTTCGCCGACGCCGACAAACTGCTGCTCGTCTCCGCCAACGCGCACGACGACACCCTGCGCATCGCCCAGCACCGCAACGCGATCGCCGCCGCGCACGCCGCCGGGGTGGGACACCTCGCCTACACGTCGATCGTCGACGCGGACACCAACCCGCTCGCGCTCGCGACCGTGCACAAGGCCACCGAGGAGGCGGTGCGCGCGAGCGGCCTGCCGTTCACGCTGCTGCGCAACGGCTGGTACTTCGAGAACTACACCGCCGGCATCCCGGCCGCCGTCGAGCGGGGCGGCATCGTCGGCACCGCCGCGGACGGGCGCGTCGCCGCGGCCTCGATCGCCGACTACGCGGAGGCGGCGGCCGTCGTGCTCACCGGCACGGGGCACGAGGGCAAGGCGTACGAACTCACCGGTGACGCGTCCTGGACGCTCGCCGACCTGGCCGCCGAGATCGCCCGGCAGTCCGGCACCGACGTCACGTACACCGACGTGCCCGCCGGGCAACTCGCCGAGATCCTGGCCGGTGCCGGCCTGCCGCAAGGCCTGGTGCCGCTCCTGGTCGACGCGGAGGTCCACACGCGCGGCGGCGCGCTCGGCCGCGTGACCGACGACCTGCGTACCTTGATCGGACGCCCGTCGGCCACGCTCGCGGAGGCGGTCGCCGCGGCGCTGAAGAACTGA
- a CDS encoding NAD(P)/FAD-dependent oxidoreductase, with protein MKHRIVVLGAGYAGAFTAGTLARRLSPAGVEITVVNAVPDFVQRLRLHQLAAGQDIEAPLLADVFGGTAIRLRVARVTAIDPERRVVAVADAHGGGRVEYDTLVYALGSHGTGHSVPGAAEHAFDVSARPSALRLRERLDGLGEGGKVVVVGDGLTGIETATEIAESRPGLSVALVARGELGARLSDGARGHLRRACVRLGVAVLEHTFVEGVEATRVLCADGTVLASDATVWTAGFVVAPIAAAAGLEVTEDGRIVVDRTMRSVTHPDIYAVGDSVHAIGDNRRPLPMSCASAGYTGRQAVEAIVGRLTGRKIVNAKLEYLANHISLGRRDAILQMVDDEAQPKPKHIGGRKAARIKAGIVRMSLWATAHPTFGLPKRRHRLAAVPDTAPAANRADSAESAAA; from the coding sequence ATGAAGCACCGCATTGTCGTCCTCGGCGCCGGGTACGCCGGGGCGTTCACGGCCGGGACCCTGGCCCGCCGGCTGTCCCCGGCGGGTGTCGAGATCACCGTGGTCAACGCCGTGCCGGACTTCGTCCAGCGGCTGCGGCTGCACCAGTTGGCGGCCGGGCAGGACATCGAGGCGCCCCTCCTCGCCGACGTCTTCGGCGGTACGGCGATCCGGCTGCGGGTGGCCCGCGTCACCGCGATCGACCCCGAGCGCCGGGTCGTCGCCGTGGCCGACGCCCACGGCGGCGGCCGAGTCGAATACGACACGCTGGTGTACGCGCTCGGCAGCCACGGCACCGGCCACAGCGTCCCCGGCGCGGCCGAACACGCCTTCGACGTCTCCGCCAGGCCCTCGGCACTGCGGCTGCGCGAGCGTCTGGACGGCCTGGGCGAAGGCGGCAAGGTCGTGGTCGTCGGCGACGGGCTGACCGGCATCGAGACCGCCACCGAGATCGCCGAGTCGCGGCCCGGCCTGTCGGTGGCGCTGGTCGCCCGCGGCGAGTTGGGCGCCCGGCTCTCCGACGGGGCCCGCGGCCACCTGCGCCGGGCCTGCGTCCGGCTGGGGGTCGCCGTCCTGGAGCACACGTTCGTCGAGGGGGTCGAGGCGACGCGCGTGCTGTGTGCCGACGGCACCGTCCTGGCGTCGGACGCGACCGTGTGGACGGCCGGGTTCGTCGTCGCCCCGATCGCCGCCGCGGCCGGGCTGGAGGTCACCGAGGACGGCCGGATCGTCGTCGACCGCACCATGCGGTCGGTCACGCACCCGGACATCTACGCCGTCGGCGACAGCGTCCACGCCATCGGCGACAACCGCCGACCGCTGCCGATGTCCTGTGCGTCGGCCGGCTACACCGGCCGGCAGGCCGTCGAGGCGATCGTGGGCCGCCTGACCGGCCGCAAGATCGTGAACGCCAAGCTGGAGTACCTGGCCAACCACATCAGCCTCGGGCGCCGGGACGCGATCCTGCAGATGGTCGACGACGAAGCACAGCCGAAGCCCAAGCACATCGGCGGACGGAAGGCCGCGCGGATCAAGGCGGGCATCGTCAGGATGTCGCTGTGGGCCACCGCGCACCCGACCTTCGGCCTGCCCAAGCGCAGGCACCGGCTGGCCGCCGTGCCGGATACGGCGCCCGCGGCGAACCGGGCGGACTCCGCCGAGAGCGCTGCCGCGTAG